The following are encoded in a window of Calditrichota bacterium genomic DNA:
- a CDS encoding sigma-70 family RNA polymerase sigma factor: MGRISQLQKEDPQLRAYLAEISKIPLLSVEEEVELSEKAKRGDDRALQRLVEANLRFVVMVAKEYQDQGLPITDLINEGNLGLMEAARRFDSTRGIKFISYAVWWIRQSILQAIANYGRLVRLPINQVWTRNKVLKASTALEQDLGRDPSIEEIASELKTDSSTLLRNMRLWGRDVSLEDSVSWGDDDIRVVDRLPDKDLPEPDSPLVSESLREEIENALNSLDKREAEVLRLFFGIGQYRPLTLGEIGEVMHLSRERIRQIKDRALRRLRHISRSEKLRPYLG; this comes from the coding sequence GTGGGAAGGATAAGCCAACTACAAAAAGAAGATCCTCAGCTCAGAGCTTATCTTGCGGAGATTAGCAAAATACCCCTACTTTCGGTGGAAGAGGAGGTAGAGCTTTCCGAGAAAGCTAAGCGTGGCGACGACCGCGCCCTGCAGCGGCTTGTTGAGGCCAACCTTCGTTTTGTGGTCATGGTTGCCAAGGAATACCAGGACCAGGGGCTTCCCATTACCGACCTCATCAACGAAGGTAACCTTGGGTTGATGGAGGCGGCGCGGCGCTTCGATTCCACGCGTGGTATCAAGTTCATTTCATATGCGGTGTGGTGGATCAGGCAGTCCATTCTGCAGGCGATTGCCAATTACGGGCGGCTGGTGCGCCTGCCCATTAACCAGGTCTGGACGCGGAACAAGGTACTCAAGGCCTCTACCGCTTTGGAACAGGACCTGGGGCGCGATCCGAGCATCGAGGAGATCGCCTCAGAGCTAAAGACCGATTCCTCGACCCTGCTCAGAAACATGCGCTTGTGGGGCCGCGATGTGTCCCTGGAAGACAGCGTCAGCTGGGGCGATGATGACATTCGAGTCGTCGACCGCCTGCCCGACAAGGACCTTCCGGAACCTGACTCGCCGCTGGTGAGCGAGTCGTTGCGGGAGGAGATTGAGAACGCGCTCAACTCACTTGACAAACGAGAGGCCGAGGTACTGCGCCTCTTCTTCGGCATTGGTCAATATCGTCCCCTGACGTTGGGGGAGATCGGGGAGGTCATGCACCTGAGCCGGGAGAGGATCAGGCAGATCAAGGATCGGGCCTTGCGTCGCTTGCGCCACATTTCGCGCAGCGAGAAGCTTCGCCCCTATTTGGGATAG
- the larA gene encoding nickel-dependent lactate racemase, giving the protein MELTLHYGKEGLTVRVPERNLLKVVRMQHASPLADPIVHLRRGLEHPIGCPPLAELARGKESACVVICDITRPVPNRVLLPPVLQTIEAAGIPRERLTVLIATGTHRPNVGEELEALVGAEVASFYQVVNHHSAEDGEHDYLGTTSTGTEIWLDRRYVRSALKVIIGFVEPHLMAGFSGGRKLIVPGIAGDRTMRVVHGAQMMAHPLCREGIIAGNPFHREALEVAKKVGVDFSVNVALDEEKRLTGIFCGGLEEAHAAAVEFVQKVVSDELPAPAEIVVTTSGGAPLDATFYQAVKGVTAAAPVVKEGGTIILVAECREGLGSPKFAALCKETEDREDFLKRILETDYYVPDQWQWQKYLQTLRAAEVLVVSPTLARPENQCPLIRSYASFDQALQTALARHGPDAKIAVIPQGPYVLPKVGGCVQ; this is encoded by the coding sequence ATGGAACTCACCCTGCATTACGGAAAGGAGGGGTTGACCGTCCGGGTGCCCGAACGGAACCTGCTCAAGGTGGTGCGCATGCAGCACGCGTCCCCTCTTGCAGATCCCATTGTGCACCTGCGGCGCGGTCTGGAACATCCCATCGGGTGCCCTCCGCTGGCAGAACTGGCCAGGGGCAAAGAGTCCGCCTGCGTCGTTATCTGCGACATTACGCGCCCGGTTCCCAACAGGGTTCTTTTGCCTCCCGTGTTGCAGACCATTGAGGCGGCTGGGATCCCGCGTGAACGCCTGACGGTCCTCATCGCCACCGGCACACACAGGCCCAATGTAGGGGAGGAGCTCGAAGCACTGGTGGGGGCGGAAGTCGCCTCATTCTACCAGGTAGTCAATCATCACTCCGCCGAAGATGGCGAGCACGACTATCTGGGCACCACCAGCACCGGGACGGAAATCTGGCTGGACCGCCGGTACGTGCGCAGTGCGCTCAAGGTGATTATCGGCTTCGTGGAACCACATCTCATGGCCGGTTTCTCCGGTGGACGCAAGCTGATTGTGCCGGGAATCGCCGGCGACCGCACGATGCGCGTGGTGCACGGCGCGCAGATGATGGCCCACCCCCTCTGTCGTGAAGGGATCATCGCCGGTAACCCCTTCCACAGGGAGGCCTTAGAGGTGGCCAAAAAAGTGGGGGTCGATTTCTCCGTCAACGTCGCCTTGGACGAAGAGAAGCGCCTGACCGGCATCTTCTGCGGTGGCTTGGAAGAGGCACATGCGGCGGCGGTGGAGTTTGTCCAAAAGGTCGTGAGCGATGAGCTCCCGGCACCAGCCGAGATCGTCGTCACCACCTCGGGGGGCGCTCCCCTGGATGCGACCTTCTACCAAGCGGTGAAGGGAGTGACTGCGGCGGCGCCGGTGGTGAAAGAGGGCGGGACCATTATTCTTGTGGCAGAATGTCGTGAGGGCCTGGGCAGCCCTAAGTTTGCAGCCCTGTGCAAGGAGACAGAAGACAGGGAGGATTTCCTGAAGCGCATTTTGGAGACGGACTACTACGTCCCTGACCAGTGGCAGTGGCAGAAGTACCTCCAGACACTGCGAGCGGCAGAGGTGCTGGTGGTCTCCCCCACCTTGGCTCGGCCGGAGAATCAATGTCCGCTGATCAGGTCGTACGCCTCCTTCGACCAGGCCCTGCAGACAGCTCTGGCCAGACATGGTCCAGATGCGAAGATTGCGGTAATCCCCCAAGGGCCGTATGTGCTGCCCAAGGTGGGCGGTTGCGTCCAATGA